The Lysinibacillus pakistanensis genome includes a window with the following:
- a CDS encoding assimilatory sulfite reductase (NADPH) flavoprotein subunit: MKLQVINSPFNEEQVKLLNELLPKLTGEQRIWLNGYLSAPLTTINTIAEEITSTVTPSTKTVTILYGSQTGNSQGLAEKYAAILKSNDVDVTVSSLGKFKPNNLKKLTNLLLIVSTHGEGEPPDQAIQFYEFLHSKRAPKLENLHYSVLALGDSSYEFFCKTGKDFDEQFAKLGATQIVPRTECDVDYDDAAAQWFSAVQKELLQQADVAATVEAANQTVQGDSTYSRKNPFYAEVLESINLNGRGSNKETRHIELAIEGANFYFEPGDSIGILPENDEKLVDALLTALQFDPQTEVDVFDGKLSIREALQKRLEITVLSKPLLQKISTYTVHKEFTKLVEDANAWKDYARGRDLLDVVEDFAPFSWNAQQFVELLRKIPARLYSIASSQKANNEEVHLTIGKVSYETNGRQRLGVCSGSITERIQIGDTLPVYVHKNPNFRLPEQQDTPIIMIGAGTGVAPYRAFLEEREELGIEGKAWLIFGDQHFVTDFLYQTDWQRWLASGTLTQMDVAFSRDTDKKIYVQHKIEENAAAFYEWLEQGAVIYVCGDEKTMAADVDATIHRLIEQQGQKTPEEAKAFVNELKQQNRYQRDVY, encoded by the coding sequence TTGAAACTGCAAGTAATAAACAGTCCATTTAATGAGGAGCAGGTAAAGCTATTAAATGAGCTTCTCCCAAAACTAACTGGCGAGCAGAGGATTTGGCTAAACGGTTATTTAAGTGCACCGCTAACAACAATCAATACTATAGCTGAAGAAATAACGTCAACGGTAACACCAAGCACTAAAACAGTGACGATTTTATATGGTTCACAAACAGGTAACAGCCAGGGTCTAGCCGAAAAATATGCGGCCATATTGAAAAGCAATGATGTAGATGTGACGGTTTCATCTTTAGGAAAATTTAAGCCGAATAATTTGAAAAAACTTACAAATCTCTTATTGATTGTCAGCACACATGGTGAAGGAGAACCACCTGATCAAGCCATACAGTTCTATGAATTTTTGCATAGTAAGCGCGCTCCAAAACTAGAGAATTTACACTATTCGGTATTAGCTTTAGGGGACAGCTCCTATGAATTCTTCTGTAAAACAGGAAAAGATTTCGATGAGCAATTTGCCAAATTGGGGGCTACTCAAATTGTTCCTCGCACAGAATGTGATGTGGATTATGATGATGCTGCAGCACAATGGTTCTCAGCTGTTCAGAAGGAGCTCCTGCAGCAGGCTGATGTAGCGGCTACGGTAGAGGCAGCAAATCAGACCGTACAGGGAGATTCTACATATTCTCGAAAAAATCCTTTTTATGCTGAGGTACTAGAAAGCATCAATTTAAATGGCAGGGGCTCCAACAAAGAGACGCGTCATATTGAATTAGCCATTGAGGGGGCAAATTTCTACTTTGAGCCTGGAGATAGCATCGGTATTTTACCAGAAAACGATGAAAAATTAGTTGATGCTTTATTAACAGCACTACAGTTTGATCCACAAACTGAGGTAGATGTCTTTGATGGAAAATTATCAATAAGGGAAGCATTGCAAAAAAGGCTTGAAATAACTGTGCTATCCAAGCCATTGTTACAAAAGATTAGTACTTATACAGTGCATAAGGAATTTACAAAGTTAGTAGAAGACGCTAACGCATGGAAGGACTATGCAAGGGGAAGAGATTTACTTGATGTTGTGGAGGATTTTGCGCCATTTTCATGGAATGCACAGCAATTTGTAGAGTTGTTACGTAAAATTCCCGCACGACTTTACTCCATTGCCAGTAGTCAAAAGGCGAATAATGAAGAAGTGCACTTAACAATTGGGAAAGTAAGCTATGAGACAAATGGACGTCAACGTCTTGGCGTTTGCTCTGGTAGCATTACAGAGCGTATTCAAATTGGTGATACATTACCAGTTTATGTGCATAAAAATCCTAATTTTAGATTACCAGAGCAGCAGGACACGCCAATTATCATGATTGGTGCGGGTACAGGTGTGGCTCCATATCGGGCATTTTTAGAGGAGCGTGAGGAGCTAGGGATTGAAGGAAAGGCTTGGTTAATTTTTGGTGATCAGCATTTTGTGACAGATTTTCTGTATCAAACAGACTGGCAACGTTGGCTTGCTTCTGGCACACTAACGCAAATGGATGTAGCCTTCTCACGAGACACTGATAAAAAAATCTATGTGCAACATAAAATTGAGGAAAATGCAGCGGCTTTTTATGAATGGTTGGAGCAAGGGGCTGTTATTTACGTATGTGGTGATGAAAAAACGATGGCGGCAGATGTCGATGCCACAATACATCGTCTGATAGAGCAACAGGGGCAAAAAACGCCAGAGGAAGCGAAAGCCTTTGTCAATGAACTAAAACAACAAAATCGCTATCAACGTGATGTTTATTAA
- a CDS encoding YezD family protein — translation MVDKRTENVNLALDNVRQILNTVSHGSITLIIQNSYVVQIEKKEKIRLR, via the coding sequence ATGGTAGATAAAAGGACTGAAAATGTAAATTTAGCGTTAGATAATGTCCGTCAGATTTTAAATACTGTGAGTCATGGATCAATTACTTTAATTATCCAAAATTCCTATGTGGTCCAAATTGAAAAAAAGGAAAAAATAAGACTTCGATAA
- a CDS encoding sirohydrochlorin chelatase, translating to MQAILYIAHGSRVKEGVEQAIAFLTSVQLEIDIPIQEICFLELAVPTIAEGIDSCIKRGATAIAIMPILLLAAQHAKQDIPSEIEKAKKQYPDVEFTYGEPLGVHELLIDTLHTRILETKLPTNNANVLLIGRGSSDPVVKSDLAKIAARLREKYAYTAVDTCFLYGIGPTFEEWLQQKKNKTDQVFIVPYLLFTGILRQSITKRLQEYEGRTITLCESLGYDDNVRKVLVERIAELLACHKEGVLSW from the coding sequence ATGCAAGCTATTTTATATATTGCTCATGGAAGTCGAGTAAAGGAAGGTGTAGAGCAAGCCATTGCCTTTCTAACGAGCGTACAACTGGAGATTGATATACCAATTCAAGAAATTTGTTTCCTTGAATTGGCGGTACCCACCATTGCTGAAGGAATCGATAGCTGTATTAAACGAGGGGCTACAGCAATTGCGATCATGCCTATTTTATTGCTAGCTGCACAGCATGCAAAACAGGATATTCCAAGTGAAATCGAAAAAGCGAAAAAACAGTATCCAGATGTAGAATTTACATACGGTGAACCACTTGGTGTCCATGAATTATTAATTGATACACTACACACTAGGATTTTAGAAACAAAATTACCTACTAACAATGCAAATGTTTTACTAATTGGTCGTGGAAGTAGTGATCCAGTAGTCAAGAGCGATTTAGCTAAAATCGCAGCAAGGCTACGTGAGAAATATGCTTATACAGCCGTAGACACATGCTTTTTGTATGGAATAGGTCCAACTTTTGAGGAATGGCTACAGCAAAAGAAAAATAAGACTGATCAAGTATTTATCGTGCCGTACTTATTGTTTACAGGAATTCTTCGACAAAGTATAACAAAGCGCCTGCAAGAATATGAGGGTCGAACTATCACATTATGTGAAAGCTTAGGCTATGACGATAATGTAAGGAAAGTTTTAGTGGAACGTATTGCCGAATTACTAGCATGTCATAAGGAAGGTGTTCTGTCATGGTAG
- the cobA gene encoding uroporphyrinogen-III C-methyltransferase has protein sequence MGKVFIVGAGPGDVDLITVKGLRCIECADVILYDRLINKELLAYAKKDAQLIFCGKLPQQHAMIQDHINQSIVSYAQQGKIVTRLKGGDPFVFGRGAEEAEVLAQHNIPFEIVPGISSGIAAPAYAGIPVTHRDLSSSFAMVTGHMREGRDDAIQWESLAKGIDTIAIYMGVGNLPYIRQQLLKYGRDEDTPVALIHWGTLSRQKTVMGTLATIEKIAQRENIQNPSIIVVGKVVTLRESIQWFEQSIPQPQLVKNSV, from the coding sequence ATGGGGAAAGTTTTTATCGTAGGTGCTGGTCCTGGAGATGTGGATTTGATCACTGTCAAAGGATTACGGTGTATCGAATGTGCGGATGTCATCCTGTATGACAGACTCATTAATAAAGAGTTGCTTGCTTATGCTAAAAAGGATGCTCAACTTATCTTTTGCGGTAAACTGCCTCAGCAACATGCCATGATACAGGACCATATAAATCAATCAATTGTCAGCTATGCACAGCAGGGAAAAATTGTGACGAGATTAAAGGGAGGTGACCCCTTCGTATTTGGCAGAGGAGCAGAGGAAGCAGAGGTGCTTGCACAGCATAATATTCCATTTGAAATTGTCCCCGGCATTTCTTCTGGGATAGCAGCACCAGCCTATGCGGGAATTCCAGTTACACATCGTGATTTAAGCTCAAGTTTTGCGATGGTTACAGGTCATATGAGAGAGGGCAGGGATGATGCCATACAATGGGAAAGCCTTGCAAAAGGAATTGATACAATTGCAATTTATATGGGGGTTGGTAATCTTCCTTATATTCGTCAGCAGCTGCTTAAGTATGGTCGCGATGAAGATACGCCTGTAGCACTTATACATTGGGGAACACTTTCTCGGCAAAAGACAGTTATGGGTACCTTAGCAACTATAGAAAAGATTGCACAACGAGAAAATATCCAAAATCCAAGCATAATTGTAGTGGGAAAGGTTGTTACATTGAGGGAATCCATTCAATGGTTTGAGCAAAGCATTCCACAGCCGCAGTTAGTAAAAAATTCTGTGTAA
- a CDS encoding uroporphyrin-III methyltransferase produces the protein MPFFGGYPGGGFWPFGAPFFGGFLGSFLGSQFRPYPPFYPNYRPYPPGPYFRPGRPFPPPYRRPY, from the coding sequence ATGCCATTTTTCGGAGGTTATCCAGGAGGAGGCTTTTGGCCATTCGGTGCACCGTTTTTTGGAGGCTTTTTAGGTAGTTTTCTTGGATCACAATTTAGGCCATATCCACCATTTTATCCAAACTATCGTCCATATCCACCAGGACCGTATTTCCGTCCAGGTAGACCATTTCCACCACCATATCGTAGACCTTATTAA
- a CDS encoding leucyl aminopeptidase, which produces MHIVKEAKTFETISTEVLVVGVTKHREQMQDWATFSSFYGESINAWLSAGDVSTELKKLTKLPFLKDHTNLKRILFVGLDERKNLTEGDIRAAFGLVGKELRALKVKEYSVWLESFTTEDITVADVAFLAGEGTGLGYYAIPHYKTTSNEVDKRIEAIHLVTKASDIDEIVASFEVGIIYADAVNEARSLINLPPNLLTATDLANYAESLAIKYDFEVEILNKAQLEELGMGGILCVNQGSQEEPRLITLKYKATENFEDPIGLVGKGVTYDTGGYSLKPKDSMVGMKGDMGGAAAVLGAMKIIGELRPNKNVVAVIGSSDNMVSATAFKPDDVITTYSGKTVEILNTDAEGRLVLADATTYAKQQGATSLIDVATLTGGVITALGMDKTGALSNNDEFFAAFMEASQETDEFVWRMPLTESDKKRIRKSDVADLNNSPGRDGHMIFGGGFVGEFVGDTPWIHLDIAGTSDAVAVHDLGPKGGTGVMVRTIANFVQRLGEEK; this is translated from the coding sequence ATGCATATTGTAAAAGAAGCAAAAACATTTGAAACGATTTCTACTGAAGTGCTGGTAGTAGGGGTCACAAAACATCGTGAACAAATGCAGGATTGGGCAACCTTTTCATCATTTTACGGAGAATCCATTAATGCGTGGCTAAGCGCAGGGGACGTATCGACAGAGCTAAAAAAATTAACGAAATTGCCATTTTTGAAAGATCACACTAATCTTAAACGTATTTTATTTGTGGGATTAGATGAACGTAAAAATCTAACAGAGGGCGATATACGTGCAGCGTTTGGTTTAGTAGGTAAGGAGCTAAGAGCCTTAAAGGTTAAGGAATATTCGGTTTGGCTTGAATCCTTTACGACAGAAGATATTACTGTTGCTGATGTTGCATTTTTAGCTGGTGAGGGAACAGGTCTTGGTTATTATGCAATTCCTCATTACAAAACAACATCAAATGAAGTCGATAAGCGTATTGAGGCTATTCATCTAGTAACGAAAGCTAGTGACATTGATGAGATTGTGGCAAGCTTTGAGGTAGGGATTATTTATGCAGATGCAGTAAACGAAGCACGAAGCTTAATTAATTTACCACCGAATCTTCTGACAGCAACAGACTTGGCTAATTATGCGGAATCTCTTGCCATAAAATACGATTTTGAAGTTGAGATTTTAAATAAGGCACAATTAGAGGAGCTTGGTATGGGTGGTATTTTATGTGTTAATCAAGGCTCCCAAGAAGAACCTCGTTTAATCACATTAAAATATAAGGCTACTGAAAACTTTGAGGATCCAATTGGTCTTGTAGGGAAAGGCGTTACATATGATACAGGTGGCTACTCCTTAAAGCCAAAGGATTCAATGGTAGGCATGAAGGGTGATATGGGCGGTGCTGCGGCAGTGCTGGGCGCCATGAAAATTATCGGTGAATTACGTCCAAATAAAAATGTTGTAGCTGTTATTGGTTCTTCTGATAATATGGTGTCGGCTACAGCCTTTAAACCTGATGATGTCATTACAACATATAGTGGTAAAACAGTCGAAATATTAAATACGGATGCAGAGGGACGCTTAGTATTAGCAGATGCTACTACCTATGCTAAACAGCAAGGTGCAACCTCGCTTATTGATGTAGCGACATTAACAGGTGGAGTGATTACAGCACTTGGTATGGATAAAACTGGGGCATTATCGAATAATGATGAATTCTTTGCTGCATTTATGGAAGCTTCACAAGAAACGGATGAATTTGTATGGCGCATGCCTTTAACGGAAAGTGATAAAAAGCGAATTCGTAAATCGGATGTTGCTGATTTAAATAATTCTCCAGGTCGAGATGGACATATGATTTTCGGTGGGGGCTTTGTTGGTGAGTTTGTTGGCGATACACCATGGATTCATTTAGACATCGCTGGCACATCTGATGCAGTTGCTGTACATGATCTAGGTCCAAAGGGTGGTACAGGTGTCATGGTAAGAACTATTGCAAACTTTGTGCAACGATTAGGGGAAGAGAAATAA
- a CDS encoding divergent PAP2 family protein — protein sequence MIMSLLQNTPLLVALFAVLFAQFVKIPIHFLMTRQIKWGLFTSTGGMPSSHSASVTGLTTSIAYETGLNSPIFAVAAMFSFIVMYDASGVRYQAGQHAAILNQLRKDFQTLLHDLKKWPQMDGQEKMEELKTLLGHKRSEVFFGALTGIFIAIITYQFLL from the coding sequence ATGATTATGAGTTTACTTCAAAATACCCCTTTACTCGTTGCCCTCTTTGCAGTTCTCTTTGCACAGTTTGTCAAAATTCCAATTCATTTTTTAATGACCAGACAAATTAAATGGGGACTGTTTACTTCCACTGGAGGAATGCCTAGCTCACATTCTGCTTCCGTTACAGGACTTACAACCTCAATTGCCTATGAAACTGGCTTAAATTCTCCCATTTTTGCTGTCGCTGCTATGTTTTCATTTATCGTTATGTATGATGCAAGTGGTGTTCGTTATCAGGCAGGTCAACATGCAGCCATCCTAAATCAGCTACGGAAGGACTTTCAAACATTGCTTCATGATTTAAAGAAATGGCCACAAATGGATGGGCAAGAAAAAATGGAAGAGCTGAAAACATTGCTAGGTCACAAGCGAAGCGAGGTTTTTTTCGGGGCACTAACAGGAATTTTTATCGCCATCATCACCTACCAATTCCTATTATAA
- a CDS encoding YuiB family protein, protein MDGPVSLVQLIISILLFFVMFFGIGFLLNMLLRMTWLMAIVYPIVVIFIVDDVSFLDYIFKPGSAFPALIDKLQALQFVDIAILSGGFAGSIVAGIVMIYLRKSGYRMF, encoded by the coding sequence ATGGATGGTCCAGTTTCATTAGTTCAGCTAATCATTTCAATTTTGTTATTTTTCGTCATGTTCTTTGGTATCGGGTTTTTATTAAATATGCTTTTGCGCATGACATGGTTAATGGCAATTGTGTATCCAATCGTTGTTATTTTCATTGTCGATGATGTAAGCTTTTTAGATTATATTTTCAAGCCAGGCTCTGCGTTTCCAGCTTTGATCGATAAATTACAAGCATTGCAATTTGTAGATATTGCTATTCTATCTGGTGGCTTTGCAGGTTCTATTGTAGCTGGGATTGTCATGATTTATTTACGAAAAAGTGGATATCGAATGTTTTAA
- a CDS encoding NUDIX hydrolase: MKKDRGKVWLGVAGVAVNELGQWLVVKKAYSGLKGRWSLPAGFVNAGETVDEAVVRELKEETGIDCYVSGLIGFRTGVIRGEISDNMAIFYCRMIDEQQLICIQENELLEARWMFPQELAQDEMTSVMLREMASNQFEKHQLQGIEGINPGDVFGYSSYRLFFKK, translated from the coding sequence ATGAAAAAGGATAGAGGAAAAGTTTGGTTAGGTGTTGCTGGAGTTGCTGTGAATGAACTTGGTCAATGGTTAGTTGTAAAAAAAGCATATAGTGGCTTAAAGGGAAGATGGTCATTGCCAGCTGGATTTGTCAATGCGGGTGAAACGGTGGATGAGGCTGTTGTCAGAGAATTAAAAGAAGAAACAGGCATTGATTGTTATGTATCTGGCTTAATTGGTTTTCGTACAGGTGTTATTCGGGGTGAAATTAGTGATAATATGGCCATTTTCTATTGTCGAATGATAGATGAGCAACAGCTAATTTGTATACAAGAAAATGAATTGTTAGAAGCAAGATGGATGTTTCCACAAGAGCTGGCACAAGATGAAATGACATCCGTTATGTTAAGAGAGATGGCCTCCAATCAATTTGAAAAACACCAATTGCAGGGGATTGAGGGCATTAATCCAGGCGATGTTTTTGGCTACTCCTCCTATCGATTATTCTTTAAAAAATGA